A stretch of Paenibacillus sp. URB8-2 DNA encodes these proteins:
- a CDS encoding polysaccharide deacetylase family protein, with amino-acid sequence MRLEKTAAVLACMAVVIGIGSSAGPVKNMLEQLHTSDGLAVLKPFGDTENELRSVIESKAAQISGPPVNARVDRVWKAIPGYNGLEIDVESTYKRALLLPAGSAIKYIYRQTAPAVSLDDLGAQPIYRGNPAKPMVSLMINVAWGNEYIVPMLNILDEEHVKATFFLDGSWLSKNNELAREIQKRGHEIENHAYSHPNMSTLSRARAVMEIDKTKKLLKSSLGVDNRWFAPPSGDFDQETVEIARELGLKTVLWTVDTVDWRHPSPESVVAKITAKAEPGTLVLMHPTSSSSKALRGMIRGIKAKGLVLGTVSQTLSPERVLPSDVE; translated from the coding sequence ATGAGACTTGAAAAAACGGCGGCTGTGCTGGCCTGCATGGCTGTAGTGATTGGAATCGGCAGCAGCGCCGGGCCGGTAAAAAACATGCTGGAGCAACTGCATACCTCCGACGGACTGGCCGTTCTGAAGCCGTTCGGAGATACGGAGAACGAACTGCGCAGTGTCATTGAATCCAAAGCTGCGCAGATCAGCGGCCCGCCGGTGAATGCAAGAGTGGATCGAGTGTGGAAGGCCATTCCCGGCTATAACGGATTGGAGATCGACGTGGAATCGACCTATAAGCGGGCTCTGCTGCTTCCTGCGGGCAGTGCGATTAAATATATTTACAGACAGACCGCGCCTGCCGTCTCGCTGGACGATCTCGGGGCACAGCCGATTTACCGGGGCAATCCCGCCAAGCCGATGGTCTCGCTGATGATCAACGTCGCATGGGGGAATGAGTACATAGTGCCGATGCTGAACATTTTGGATGAGGAGCATGTGAAGGCGACGTTTTTTCTGGACGGCAGTTGGCTGAGTAAGAACAACGAACTTGCCAGGGAGATTCAGAAGCGCGGGCATGAAATTGAGAACCATGCTTATTCGCATCCGAACATGAGTACGCTCAGCAGGGCGCGCGCTGTTATGGAGATCGACAAAACGAAGAAGCTCCTGAAATCTAGCCTTGGAGTCGATAACCGGTGGTTTGCGCCACCTTCGGGAGATTTTGACCAGGAGACCGTGGAGATTGCCCGCGAATTGGGGCTGAAGACGGTGCTGTGGACGGTTGATACGGTTGACTGGCGCCATCCCTCTCCGGAATCGGTCGTTGCCAAAATTACCGCGAAGGCGGAGCCGGGAACACTCGTGCTCATGCATCCCACCTCTTCGTCATCCAAGGCGCTGCGCGGAATGATCCGCGGCATCAAGGCCAAGGGACTGGTGCTCGGAACAGTCAGCCAGACGCTGTCGCCGGAACGCGTGCTGCCTAGCGATGTTGAGTGA
- the pnp gene encoding polyribonucleotide nucleotidyltransferase translates to MEKHVEMQLGGRTLVLETGRLAKQANAAVMVRYGDTSVLCTVTASSEPKDLDFFPLTVNYEERLYAVGKIPGGFIKREGRPSEKAILSSRLTDRPIRPLFPEGFRNDVQVLNLVMSVDQDCSPEIAAMIGTSAALSISDVPFSGPIGGVVVGRINGQFIVNPTIAQQAESEIFLVVAGTKDAIMMVEAEANEVPEEIMLEAIMFGHEEIRGIVAKIEELVQIAGKEKMTVKLHAVNAEVNAEVRAYAQERLVEAVKIAEKHARQDAIDAISNETVEYFMEKYIETPELIGDVKEVLHDIVKEEVRRLITHDKVRPDGRKLNEIRPIDCDTSLLPRTHGSGLFTRGQTQALSVCTLGALGDVQILDGIDLTETKRFMHHYNFPPFSVGEARPLRAPGRREIGHGALGERALSKVIPSETEFPYTIRLVSEVLESNGSTSQASICASTLAMMDAGVPIKAPVAGVAMGLIKDGEHVSILTDIQGMEDHLGDMDFKVAGTAEGVTAIQMDIKIDGIDRQILQEALGQAKEGRMFILSKMMEAISKPRESLSQYAPKIIIIQINPDKIRDVIGAGGKIINKIIEETGVKIDIEQDGRVFIASSDEEMIKKARSIIEGIVREVEVGEIYVGTVKRIEKFGAFVEILPGKDGLVHISQLSTDRVGKVEDVVAIGDTITVKVTEIDQQGRVNLSRKAVLTAEAKA, encoded by the coding sequence ATGGAAAAGCATGTAGAAATGCAGCTCGGGGGCAGAACCCTGGTGCTGGAAACGGGACGGCTTGCCAAGCAGGCGAACGCCGCCGTTATGGTCCGTTACGGCGATACGTCGGTACTCTGTACGGTAACGGCTTCAAGCGAGCCGAAGGATTTGGACTTTTTTCCGCTTACCGTGAACTATGAAGAACGCTTGTATGCAGTCGGTAAAATTCCGGGCGGCTTCATCAAACGCGAAGGCAGACCGAGTGAAAAAGCGATTTTGTCCAGCCGTCTGACAGACCGTCCGATTCGTCCGTTGTTCCCCGAAGGCTTCCGCAACGACGTGCAGGTGCTGAACCTGGTAATGAGCGTCGATCAGGACTGCTCTCCTGAAATCGCGGCTATGATTGGAACGTCCGCTGCGCTCAGCATTTCCGATGTGCCGTTTAGCGGTCCAATCGGCGGTGTAGTGGTTGGCCGCATTAACGGTCAGTTTATCGTCAACCCGACGATCGCGCAGCAGGCAGAGAGCGAAATCTTTCTGGTTGTAGCCGGAACGAAAGACGCCATCATGATGGTGGAAGCGGAAGCGAATGAAGTGCCGGAAGAAATCATGCTGGAAGCGATCATGTTCGGGCATGAAGAAATCCGTGGCATTGTAGCGAAGATTGAAGAGCTGGTGCAGATTGCCGGCAAGGAAAAAATGACCGTGAAGCTGCACGCCGTTAACGCCGAAGTGAATGCCGAGGTCCGCGCTTATGCTCAGGAGCGGCTGGTAGAGGCGGTTAAGATTGCCGAGAAGCATGCCCGTCAGGATGCAATCGACGCAATCAGCAACGAGACGGTAGAATATTTCATGGAGAAGTATATCGAAACGCCTGAGCTGATTGGCGATGTGAAGGAAGTACTGCACGATATCGTCAAGGAAGAAGTCAGACGTCTGATTACCCATGACAAGGTTCGTCCGGACGGCCGGAAGCTGAACGAGATCCGCCCGATTGATTGCGATACGTCGCTGCTGCCGCGCACCCACGGTTCGGGATTGTTCACCCGCGGCCAGACGCAGGCCCTCAGCGTATGTACGCTCGGCGCGCTCGGCGATGTGCAGATTCTCGACGGCATCGATTTGACCGAAACGAAACGGTTCATGCATCACTATAACTTCCCGCCGTTCAGCGTAGGGGAAGCCCGTCCGCTGAGAGCGCCTGGGCGCCGCGAAATCGGTCACGGAGCGCTAGGTGAACGCGCCTTGTCCAAAGTTATTCCAAGCGAAACCGAATTCCCGTACACGATCCGCCTCGTATCCGAGGTGCTGGAATCGAACGGATCGACTTCACAGGCGAGCATTTGCGCTAGTACCCTGGCGATGATGGATGCGGGCGTTCCGATTAAAGCCCCGGTTGCCGGTGTGGCGATGGGTCTAATCAAAGATGGTGAGCATGTATCCATCCTGACCGATATTCAAGGCATGGAAGACCATCTCGGCGACATGGACTTCAAAGTGGCAGGTACGGCGGAAGGCGTAACCGCGATTCAAATGGACATCAAAATCGATGGCATCGACCGTCAAATTCTGCAAGAAGCGCTTGGGCAGGCCAAAGAAGGCCGGATGTTTATTTTGAGCAAAATGATGGAGGCCATTTCCAAACCGAGAGAGAGCCTTTCTCAATATGCGCCCAAAATTATCATCATTCAGATCAACCCGGACAAAATCCGCGACGTTATCGGCGCAGGCGGCAAAATCATCAACAAAATCATCGAAGAGACCGGCGTGAAGATTGACATCGAGCAGGACGGCCGCGTATTCATCGCTTCTTCGGATGAGGAGATGATTAAAAAGGCGCGTTCCATTATCGAAGGCATCGTACGCGAGGTTGAAGTCGGCGAAATTTATGTCGGCACCGTTAAGCGAATCGAGAAATTCGGAGCTTTTGTGGAAATTTTACCAGGCAAAGACGGTTTGGTGCATATTTCGCAGCTGTCAACCGATCGTGTAGGCAAAGTGGAAGACGTAGTTGCAATCGGCGATACCATCACCGTAAAAGTTACCGAAATCGACCAGCAGGGCCGCGTGAATCTGTCGCGCAAAGCCGTATTGACCGCGGAAGCCAAGGCGTAA
- the rpsO gene encoding 30S ribosomal protein S15, which produces MALTQERKHQLIDEHKTHESDTGSPEVQIAILTENIVNLTDHLRTHKKDHHSRRGLLKMVGQRRKLLAYLKNKDVQRYSALIEKLGLRR; this is translated from the coding sequence ATGGCATTGACTCAAGAACGCAAGCACCAACTGATCGACGAGCACAAAACTCATGAATCCGATACCGGATCTCCAGAGGTGCAAATTGCTATCCTCACGGAGAATATCGTTAATCTGACCGACCATTTGCGTACGCACAAGAAGGATCATCATTCCCGCCGCGGATTGCTGAAGATGGTAGGTCAACGCCGTAAACTGCTCGCGTATTTGAAGAACAAAGACGTGCAGCGTTACAGTGCTTTGATCGAGAAACTGGGATTGCGTCGTTAA
- a CDS encoding bifunctional riboflavin kinase/FAD synthetase yields MRTVTLTYPMPPETAAEWAQPQIAALGQFDGLHRGHVSVISSAVALARKEGVPAAVMTFYPHPKDVMGKGDYEGYLTPPRDKSELLAGMGVDILFVIEFNEELSRVSPRDFVLGMLLPLKITTAVVGFDFRFGYMGEGDADMLRLLGNGSMRVETVPPFLLNGVKVSSSGIRKGLQSGEVELVNFWFGRRYHLRGTVAHGEKRGRTIGFPTANLELEDRYVIPSRGVYAVRAFHNGKAMPGVMNVGVKPTFHEGVTTPTFEVHLLDFSGDLYGQEMMVELVSFIRPEHRFDSVESLIAQIREDAKTAGKILQEY; encoded by the coding sequence GTGAGAACCGTAACGTTAACCTATCCGATGCCGCCGGAGACTGCAGCAGAGTGGGCGCAGCCCCAGATTGCCGCCTTGGGTCAATTCGACGGCCTGCACCGAGGGCATGTCAGCGTCATCTCCTCCGCCGTGGCTCTGGCCCGCAAAGAAGGCGTGCCGGCAGCGGTCATGACTTTCTATCCTCACCCTAAAGATGTTATGGGAAAAGGGGATTACGAAGGATATTTGACTCCCCCCCGCGATAAGAGCGAACTGCTTGCAGGGATGGGCGTCGATATTTTATTCGTCATCGAATTTAATGAGGAACTCTCCCGGGTGAGCCCGCGGGACTTTGTGCTCGGAATGCTTCTGCCCCTGAAGATTACTACGGCCGTTGTCGGATTCGACTTCCGCTTCGGCTATATGGGCGAAGGAGACGCCGATATGCTGCGTTTGCTTGGGAACGGGTCCATGAGAGTGGAGACTGTTCCGCCGTTCTTGCTGAATGGCGTGAAGGTGAGCAGCTCCGGTATCCGAAAAGGCCTGCAGAGTGGGGAAGTAGAGCTGGTCAACTTTTGGTTCGGCCGGCGCTACCATCTGCGGGGAACGGTGGCTCACGGCGAGAAGCGCGGACGCACCATCGGGTTTCCGACCGCGAATCTGGAGCTTGAGGACCGGTATGTCATACCGTCCAGAGGCGTGTATGCCGTTCGTGCTTTCCATAATGGAAAGGCGATGCCCGGAGTCATGAATGTAGGTGTGAAACCGACCTTTCACGAAGGAGTTACCACGCCAACGTTTGAGGTTCATCTGTTGGATTTTTCCGGAGATTTGTACGGCCAAGAAATGATGGTGGAACTGGTTTCTTTTATCCGTCCGGAGCACAGGTTCGATTCGGTGGAGTCCTTGATCGCGCAAATCCGCGAGGATGCGAAGACAGCCGGGAAGATTTTGCAAGAATATTGA
- the truB gene encoding tRNA pseudouridine(55) synthase TruB, which yields MSELEGVLAVYKPAGFTSHDVVAKTRRLLGMKRIGHAGTLDPQVTGVLPLCLGRATRIVEYIQELPKEYIATLRLGMSSDTEDLTGTVTETADDIRVTEEEVKRTLESFRRIISQTPPMYSAVKVGGKRLYELAREGKTVERKSRQVEIYEIEMSDMVWNGRFPDITFRVLCSKGTYIRTLCVDIGRALGLPGVMVKLERTMSAGIRADRCLSLEEIGERRANGTLQEYLIPADEAIRHLPAHKVADEKKTAALQGQRLSARFVTPEVQEKGPFRLYDLHGGFLGIYECEDTGSIAPVKVFAQAD from the coding sequence ATGAGTGAGCTCGAAGGTGTTCTGGCGGTGTACAAGCCGGCCGGCTTTACCTCGCATGATGTCGTTGCCAAGACACGGCGCCTGCTCGGTATGAAAAGAATCGGACATGCCGGCACGCTGGATCCCCAGGTTACCGGCGTTCTTCCGCTTTGCCTTGGACGGGCCACGCGAATTGTCGAATATATTCAAGAGCTTCCTAAAGAATATATCGCCACATTGCGTCTTGGCATGTCCAGCGATACGGAAGACCTGACCGGGACAGTGACGGAAACGGCGGATGATATACGGGTGACTGAAGAAGAGGTAAAGCGAACGCTGGAATCTTTCAGGAGGATCATTTCTCAGACGCCTCCGATGTATTCAGCCGTCAAGGTGGGCGGCAAGCGTCTCTACGAGTTGGCCCGCGAGGGCAAAACGGTAGAGCGCAAAAGCCGGCAGGTTGAGATTTACGAGATCGAGATGTCGGATATGGTCTGGAACGGCAGATTCCCGGATATTACTTTCCGGGTACTATGCTCCAAAGGCACCTATATCCGTACGCTCTGCGTCGATATTGGGCGTGCGCTGGGGCTGCCCGGCGTAATGGTCAAGCTCGAACGCACGATGTCGGCGGGAATCCGGGCGGACCGCTGCCTGTCTCTTGAAGAAATCGGCGAGCGCCGGGCGAACGGGACTCTTCAGGAATATCTTATTCCGGCTGATGAGGCCATCCGCCATCTTCCTGCCCATAAAGTGGCGGATGAGAAGAAGACAGCCGCTCTGCAGGGACAGCGGCTTTCAGCCCGGTTTGTGACGCCCGAAGTCCAAGAAAAAGGTCCCTTTCGGCTCTATGACCTGCATGGAGGCTTTCTCGGGATTTACGAATGCGAAGACACCGGTTCGATCGCTCCCGTGAAAGTATTTGCCCAAGCGGATTAA